The following are encoded together in the Ovis aries strain OAR_USU_Benz2616 breed Rambouillet chromosome 15, ARS-UI_Ramb_v3.0, whole genome shotgun sequence genome:
- the LOC101118050 gene encoding olfactory receptor 51F1-like — protein MRSTGNSTSPTFFLTGVPGLEAFHIWFSVPFCCLCVIALLGNSTILYVVITNSSLHEPVYYFLSMLSTTDIGITISSLPTTLGVLWFNARVISLDACILQMFFLHGFTLMESSVLLAMAFDRFVAICNPLRYAMILTNSRIIKAGVVIFVRMLVNLMPLLLLLKRLSFCGPNVLSHSYCYHPDVIKCSCSSIKVNSICGLVALILTSGVDIPCIFLSYMLIIKSILSIASPEERQKAFGTCISHLGAVAIFYFPWVILALVHRFGHSAPPYVHTLMSNLHFLFPPVLNPIIYSVKTKQIRKAFYKLLPNTE, from the coding sequence ATGCGGTCGACTGGTAATTCCACTTCCCCAACTTTCTTCTTGACTGGAGTTCCAGGGCTAGAAGCTTTTCACATCTGGTTTTCTGTCCCCTTTTGCTGCCTTTGTGTGATTGCCCTTTTGGGGAATAGCACCATCCTGTATGTAGTGATCACAAACTCCAGCCTCCATGAGCCCGTGTACTACTTCCTCTCCATGCTCTCCACCACCGACATTGGCATCACTATTTCCTCTCTTCCCACAACACTTGGTGTCCTCTGGTTCAATGCCAGGGTCATCAGCCTGGATGCTTGCATTCTGCAGATGTTCTTTCTGCATGGATTCACCCTCATGGAATCTTCTGTGCTTTTGGCCATGGCTTTTGACCGCTTTGTTGCCATCTGCAACCCCCTAAGATATGCTATGATTCTAACCAACTCTAGAATCATCAAAGCTGGTGTGGTAATTTTTGTACGAATGCTGGTCAACCTGATGCCCTTGCTCCTGCTCCTTAAGAGGTTATCCTTCTGTGGTCCTAATGTGCTTTCTCACTCCTATTGCTACCATCCTGATGTGATTAAGTGTTCTTGCTCAAGTATCAAGGTCAACAGTAtctgtggtttagttgctctcATTCTGACCTCAGGTGTAGATATTCCCTGCATTTTCCTCTCCTACATGCTGATCATCAAGTCCATCCTTAGCATCGCCTCCCCAGAGGAAAGGCAAAAGGCTTTTGGCACTTGCATCTCTCACCTTGGTGCTGTTGCCATCTTCTACTTCCCCTGGGTCATCTTGGCTTTGGTACATCGGTTTGGGCATAGTGCTCCTCCATATGTCCATACACTGATGTCAAATCTCCATTTTCTATTTCCCCCAGTGCTGAACCCTATTATATATAGTGTGAAGACCAAACAAATCCGTAAAGCTTTCTACAAACTATTGCCAAACACAGAGTAG